A stretch of the Fusarium musae strain F31 chromosome 2, whole genome shotgun sequence genome encodes the following:
- a CDS encoding hypothetical protein (EggNog:ENOG41) yields MRPTGQLTIASTKDGTDRSSSFLESSPASQENPKRPSRSQVPQETLDAQTQFGDEDADGCSHHRVNQYTILDEIGRGSYGAVHLAKDQFGNEYVSIIPPSQLPAQFCLRLTQPQAVKEFSKARLRKRLQSTILRQGPRGPRRMGPGGRDPFNSVHRVKDSNDALHLIREEIAIMKKLNHPNLVQLYEVLDDPEEDSIYMVLEMCRKGVVMKVGLDEHANPYPEENCRFWFRDLILAIEYLHAQGVIHRDIKPDNLLLSDDDVLKVVDFGVSEMFEKPENMRTAKSAGSPAFLPPELCGKHGDVSGTAADIWSMGVSLYCLKYGRIPFNRDGVLDMYDAIRTDEPSIPEDENPDFVDLMQKLLNKDPEQRISMDKLREHPWVTKQGTDTLLSAEENCANMVEPPNELEVNRAFTRKMNHLLCVMKAIHRFKSILAKHRARSNSSPRKDGEGTLDASQERAKAEVIEALLYQRRKFLNQKSDEGSQIPPIHETVGNNTPFLGIGTGTMNEFASNEATPDMVSDSPTAVDFNVYDRAYETAIENITSGRNDSSRGPTVYLTKLVKETQKLKGSPGLTGSDDFSENSDGLQKSGPAAKLSHLTSKLDLSGKQ; encoded by the exons ATGCGCCCAACGGGTCAGTTGACAATCGCATCAACGAAGGACGGAACCGACAGAAGTTCTTCATTTCTCGAGTCCTCTCCGGCATCACAAGAGAACCCCAAGCGCCCATCGAGAAGTCAAG TTCCACAGGAAACTCTTGATGCGCAGACGCAGTTTGGGGATGAGGATGCCGATGGCTGCTCCCACCATCGAGTAAACCAGTATACAATCTTGGACGAAATCGGCAGAGGTTCTTATGGCGCTGTTCATCTTGCAAAGGACCAATTCGGAAATGAATATGTGAGTATTATACCCCCAAGCCAGCTGCCAGCCCAATTCTGTCTCCGACTTACACAGCCTCAGGCCGTGAAAGAGTTCTCCAAGGCTCGACTCAGAAAACGTCTCCAATCCACGATCCTCAGGCAGGGTCCTCGAGGCCCAAGGCGTATGGGCCCTGGCGGTCGAGATCCCTTCAATTCAGTGCACCGGGTCAAAGACTCCAATGATGCCCTCCACCTCATTCGAGAGGAAATTGCCATTATGAAGAAACTAAACCACCCCAATCTAGTACAGCTCTatgaggttcttgatgaccCCGAGGAAGATTCCATCTATATGGTCCTAGAGATGTGCCGAAAGGGTGTCGTTATGAAGGTCGGCCTTGACGAACATGCCAATCCCTACCCTGAGGAAAACTGCCGCTTTTGGTTCCGAGACCTTATATTGGCCATTGAGTATC TTCATGCTCAGGGTGTCATCCACAGAGACATCAAGCCAGATAACCTGCTCTTATCTGACGATGATGTGCTCAAGGTCGTTGATTTTGGAGTTTCTGAGATGTTTGAAAAACCCGAAAATATGAGAACAGCAAAATCTGCAGGATCACCCGCCTTTCTCCCCCCTGAACTTTGTGGGAAGCATGGTGACGTGTCGGGCACCGCTGCTGATATTTGGTCCATGGGAGTTTCGCTCTACTGCCTCAAGTATGGGCGCATTCCATTCAACCGTGACGGCGTCTTGGACATGTACGACGCTATCAGGACCGATGAACCTTCCATCCCCGAGGACGAGAACCCGGACTTTGTCGACCTCATGCAGAAGCTACTCAACAAAGACCCGGAGCAACGCATAAGCATGGACAAACTTCGA GAGCACCCCTGGGTCACCAAGCAGGGTACGGACACTCTCCTCTCCGCTGAAGAGAACTGTGCCAACATGGTGGAACCTCCAAATGAGCTTGAGGTTAACCGTGCCTTTACTCGCAAGATGAATCACCTTCTTTGCGTCATGAAAGCCATCCATCGCTTCAAGTCCATTCTGGCCAAACACCGGGCCAGATCTAACAGTAGCCCGCGTAAAGACGGCGAAGGCACCCTTGACGCGTCCCAGGAAAGGGCAAAGGCAGAGGTGATCGAGGCGTTGCTGTATCAGCGGCGCAAGTTTCTGAATCAAAAGAGTGATGAAGGCAGCCAAATCCCGCCAATCCACGAAACTGTGGGAAACAATACCCCATTCTTGGGAATCGGCACTGGAACAATGAACGAGTTCGCTTCCAATGAGGCTACTCCAGATATGGTGTCCGATTCGCCAACGGCAGTTGACTTCAACGTGTATGACCGAGCGTATGAAACTGCTATAGAGAACATCACGTCTGGCCGGAATGATTCTTCAAGAGGACCGACAGTATATTTGACCAAGTTAGTCAAAGAGACACAAAAACTGAAGGGGTCCCCTGGGCTCACCGGGAGTGACGACTTCTCCGAGAATTCAGATGGCCTACAGAAATCGGGGCCCGCAGCCAAGCTTTCGCACCTCACATCCAAGCTTGACCTCTCAGGGAAGCAATAA
- a CDS encoding hypothetical protein (EggNog:ENOG41), producing the protein MVVYSFHIFDRHTECVYSKSWLPPSAGSETAAPSTSSDDAKLLFGTVFSLRNMVRKLGGDDDAFISYRTSQYKLHFYETPANLRFVILTDTATLSMRNVLHQIYINLWVEYVVKNPLAPVEHKNGDGVKNELFELGLDQFIRGLM; encoded by the exons ATGGTTGTCTATTCATTCCACATCTTCGACCGACACA CCGAATGTGTCTACTCCAAGTCCTGGCTTCCGCCATCAGCGGGTTCCGAAACCGCTGCTCCGAGCACATCCTCTGATGATGCGAAGCTCCTATTCGGCACCGTCTTCTCCCTTCGAAATATGGTCCGTAAGCTCGGCGGTGACGACGATGCATTTATCAGCTACCGTACTTCCCAGTATAAGCTACACTTTTACGAGACACCCGCCAACTTGAGATTTGTTATTCTCACCGACACAGCGACCTTGAGCATGCGCAATGTGCTACATCAAATTTACATAAACCTATGGGTGGAATATG TGGTCAAGAACCCCCTGGCGCCTGTGGAACACAAAAATGGCGATGGTGTCAAGAACGAGCTCTTTGAGCTGGGCCTTGATCAGTTCATCAGGGGCTTGATGTGA
- a CDS encoding hypothetical protein (EggNog:ENOG41), translated as MLTRVQLNLLGRRSYLSSVVALATGGQQGTISLENNDDDNTEQTYGSDFDINRKYLTFSWWLLNKGWVDLMHRVESAVRTVFGSLSPRDLLSFERFSELTTEVRKLVEGSTKEERQKSDWLNFLLPPLGLEDEVIRESGILDDTSNQGGEQSTPASQAILRRLLDETADLIESPSFTHVLTLLLDAGFSYLIDNKLATAAFELPASDGIVTPELKDQQRSKVILLPKILSVLTRQAHVIGDGMPNEYLQKMETVRDLEAFAAVVYSSNWEQEIRTDDDLMASAVDLGASQTAGVTKALQPQSQAQTQVQGAQGESSLVVVDPQGGFEGAWGRAVEDKS; from the coding sequence ATGCTAACTCGCGTTCAACTCAACCTACTTGGCCGAAGAAGTTATCTATCGAGCGTTGTGGCTCTCGCAACAGGTGGCCAACAAGGCACCATCAGTCTTGAGAACAACGATGACGACAACACCGAACAGACGTATGGCAGTGACTTCGACATCAACCGCAAGTACCTAACCTTCAGTTGGTGGCTACTGAACAAAGGATGGGTGGACTTGATGCACCGGGTAGAGAGCGCCGTGCGCACCGTCTTTGGCAGCCTGAGCCCTAGGGATCTCCTGAGCTTTGAGAGGTTCTCCGAGTTGACGACCGAGGTGAGGAAGCTTGTCGAAGGTTCAACCAAGGAGGAGCGTCAGAAGTCAGACTGGCTCAACTTTCTCCTCCCACCCCTGGGCTTGGAAGACGAGGTGATTCGGGAGTCAGGCATCCTCGACGATACATCCAATCAGGGTGGCGAACAGTCAACACCCGCGTCACAGGCCATCCTGAGACGGCTGCTTGACGAGACAGCCGACCTCATCGAATCACCCAGTTTCACCCACGTCCtcactcttctcctcgacgcAGGTTTTTCCTATCTCATTGATAATAAGCTCGCCACGGCTGCGTTTGAACTCCCGGCCTCAGATGGTATCGTCACTCCCGAACTCAAGGATCAGCAGCGCTCAAAGGTGATTCTACTGCCAAAGATCCTGTCGGTGTTGACGCGTCAGGCACATGTCATTGGCGATGGAATGCCCAACGAGTACCTCCAGAAGATGGAGACTGTCCGTGATCTGGAGGCTTTTGCTGCTGTCGTGTATTCAAGTAATTGGGAGCAGGAAATTCGGACAGATGATGACCTGATGGCCAGTgctgttgatcttggcgCTTCGCAGACAGCTGGTGTCACCAAGGCATTGCAACCACAGTCTCAGGCACAGACACAAGTCCAAGGTGCACAAGGCGAATCAAGCCTGGTTGTAGTAGACCCTCAGGGGGGCTTCGAGGGCGCATGGGGACGAGCAGTGGAGGACAAGTCGTGA